In one Cellulomonas sp. JZ18 genomic region, the following are encoded:
- a CDS encoding isoprenyl transferase produces the protein MPVPPPPHPSGARPPVLPRELVPRHVAVVMDGNGRWANARGLPRTAGHAAGEASLLDVVAGAIEIGVEYVSAYAFSTENWNRSPDEVRFLMGFNRDVLRRRRDLMDSWGVRVRWAGRRPRLWRSVIAELETAERQTVRNTTCTLTMCVNYGGRAEIADAAQAVAREVAAGRLKPEKVNEKVLARYLDEPDLPDVDLFLRSSGEQRISNFMLWQAAYAEMVFLDEPWPDVDRRHLWRAVETYARRDRRYGGAVDAPAAATESATEPATGSPAS, from the coding sequence ATGCCGGTCCCGCCCCCGCCGCACCCGAGCGGTGCGCGTCCCCCCGTCCTGCCCCGCGAGCTCGTCCCGCGGCACGTCGCCGTCGTCATGGACGGCAACGGCCGGTGGGCGAACGCGCGCGGCCTGCCGCGCACCGCCGGGCACGCCGCGGGGGAGGCCTCGCTGCTCGACGTCGTCGCCGGCGCCATCGAGATCGGCGTCGAGTACGTCTCCGCCTACGCGTTCTCGACGGAGAACTGGAACCGCTCGCCCGACGAGGTGCGCTTCCTCATGGGGTTCAACCGTGACGTGCTGCGCCGTCGGCGCGACCTCATGGACTCGTGGGGCGTCCGCGTGCGGTGGGCGGGCCGCCGGCCGCGGCTGTGGCGCTCGGTGATCGCGGAGCTGGAGACGGCCGAGCGGCAGACGGTGCGCAACACCACCTGCACGTTGACCATGTGCGTGAACTACGGCGGGCGGGCGGAGATCGCCGACGCCGCCCAGGCGGTCGCGCGCGAGGTCGCCGCGGGGCGCCTGAAGCCCGAGAAGGTGAACGAGAAGGTGCTCGCGCGCTACCTCGACGAGCCCGACCTGCCGGACGTGGACCTCTTCCTGCGCTCGTCGGGAGAGCAGCGGATCTCCAACTTCATGCTCTGGCAGGCCGCGTACGCGGAGATGGTCTTCCTGGACGAGCCGTGGCCGGACGTGGACCGGCGCCACCTGTGGCGCGCGGTCGAGACGTACGCCCGCCGCGACCGCCGCTACGGCGGGGCGGTGGACGCGCCGGCAGCGGCGACGGAGTCCGCGACCGAGCCCGCCACCGGGTCGCCGGCGTCCTGA
- a CDS encoding VOC family protein, with translation MTDHDVPAPLVPPVPGTTAPAVRVGMVTFDTADAAALASWWAARTGGRAEQHPGFAMVLPAAPGGVTLGFQEVPDPTPGKNRVHVDLAVEDVPSWVEGALAAGATRVGEHTLPDGFRWTVLADPDGNQFCVSPAHEG, from the coding sequence ATGACCGACCACGACGTCCCCGCCCCCCTCGTCCCGCCCGTCCCCGGCACGACCGCTCCCGCGGTGCGCGTCGGCATGGTCACGTTCGACACCGCCGACGCGGCGGCGCTCGCGTCCTGGTGGGCGGCGCGCACCGGCGGGCGCGCCGAGCAGCACCCGGGCTTCGCGATGGTCCTGCCCGCCGCGCCGGGCGGCGTCACGCTGGGCTTCCAGGAGGTGCCGGACCCGACGCCGGGCAAGAACCGGGTGCACGTCGACCTCGCGGTCGAGGACGTGCCCTCCTGGGTCGAGGGCGCCCTGGCGGCGGGCGCCACACGCGTCGGGGAGCACACGCTCCCGGACGGCTTCCGGTGGACGGTCCTCGCGGACCCGGACGGCAACCAGTTCTGCGTCTCGCCCGCGCACGAGGGGTGA
- a CDS encoding DUF3072 domain-containing protein: protein MTSDSEQTPAQDTPTSVTPETGTIKDPDEWATGDEPATGAQLSYLSTLARESEREVPENLTKADASKLIDELQGSSPRVAQEPPD from the coding sequence ATGACCAGCGACTCGGAGCAGACCCCGGCGCAGGACACGCCGACGTCCGTCACGCCCGAGACGGGCACGATCAAGGACCCCGACGAGTGGGCGACGGGGGACGAGCCGGCCACCGGTGCGCAGCTCAGCTACCTGAGCACGCTGGCCCGGGAGTCGGAGCGTGAGGTGCCGGAGAACCTGACCAAGGCGGACGCGTCGAAGCTGATCGACGAGCTGCAGGGCAGCAGCCCGCGGGTCGCGCAGGAGCCGCCGGACTGA
- a CDS encoding DedA family protein, whose translation MTEVVRAYGLDGLPLGALLVVLLVVVLARSHATYWAGRAVARGARYEGERRHGPALWQRTVDRLARFATTPLARTGLRMVHRWGPVAVTFAYLTVGVQSAVFAAAGLLRMPYLRFTVASLPGSLAWALVWGTVGMSAVWGALALAAGSPWGLAVLVAVAVVVTGVAVHARRRRRAAPAPATTATSAR comes from the coding sequence GTGACGGAGGTCGTGCGTGCCTACGGCCTCGACGGCCTCCCCCTGGGGGCACTGCTCGTCGTGCTCCTCGTCGTGGTCCTCGCCCGGTCCCACGCCACGTACTGGGCGGGGCGGGCCGTCGCCCGCGGTGCCCGGTACGAGGGCGAGCGGCGGCACGGGCCTGCGCTGTGGCAGCGGACGGTCGACCGGCTCGCGCGGTTCGCGACGACACCGCTCGCGCGCACGGGTCTCCGGATGGTGCACCGGTGGGGTCCGGTCGCGGTGACGTTCGCCTACCTGACCGTCGGCGTCCAGTCGGCCGTGTTCGCCGCGGCCGGGCTGCTGCGGATGCCGTACCTGCGGTTCACGGTCGCGTCGCTGCCCGGGTCGCTCGCCTGGGCGCTCGTGTGGGGCACCGTCGGGATGAGCGCCGTCTGGGGCGCGCTCGCCCTCGCGGCGGGATCGCCCTGGGGGCTCGCCGTGCTCGTCGCGGTCGCGGTGGTCGTGACCGGGGTGGCGGTGCACGCGCGCCGGCGCCGCAGAGCGGCTCCGGCGCCGGCCACGACCGCGACCTCGGCGCGCTGA
- a CDS encoding metal ABC transporter permease: MTWWDSLAELLSSPLMQRALVAAVLVGAAAPVVGTFLVQRRLALMGDGIGHVALTGVAVGWLVGSWAAASPADAFAVPGAVVAAVVGSVVIELVRERGRTSGDLALAIMFYGGIAGGVLLIKVAGGTNANLMSYLFGSIATVSTADLWWTVALAALVLTVGVGLRWVLFAVSHDEEFARASGLPVRLVSMTVATLAALTVTIAMRVVGLLLVSALMIVPVAVAQLYARSFGRTMALASGLGVVVSVVGLTLTWWNDVPPGATIVVLAIAVYAVGALVRPLVHGHRPEDDPHPDMSDDVLVPATAGEDCPPATASAGR, from the coding sequence GTGACGTGGTGGGACTCGCTGGCCGAGCTCCTGTCCTCCCCGCTGATGCAGCGGGCGCTCGTCGCCGCCGTGCTCGTGGGTGCGGCCGCGCCGGTCGTCGGCACGTTCCTCGTGCAGCGCCGGCTCGCGCTCATGGGCGACGGCATCGGCCACGTCGCGCTCACCGGTGTGGCCGTCGGCTGGCTCGTCGGCTCGTGGGCGGCGGCCTCCCCCGCCGACGCGTTCGCGGTGCCCGGCGCGGTCGTCGCCGCGGTGGTCGGCTCGGTCGTCATCGAGCTCGTGCGCGAGCGCGGGCGCACCAGCGGCGACCTCGCGCTCGCGATCATGTTCTACGGCGGCATCGCGGGCGGGGTCCTGCTCATCAAGGTCGCGGGTGGCACGAACGCGAACCTCATGAGCTACCTGTTCGGCTCGATCGCCACCGTGAGCACCGCCGACCTGTGGTGGACCGTCGCGCTCGCCGCGCTCGTGCTCACCGTGGGCGTGGGCCTGCGGTGGGTGCTGTTCGCGGTCAGCCACGACGAGGAGTTCGCGCGTGCCAGCGGCCTGCCCGTGCGGCTGGTGTCGATGACCGTCGCCACGCTGGCGGCGCTCACCGTCACCATCGCCATGCGGGTCGTGGGGCTGCTGCTGGTCAGCGCGCTGATGATCGTGCCCGTGGCGGTCGCGCAGCTGTACGCCCGTTCCTTCGGACGCACGATGGCGCTGGCCAGCGGCCTCGGCGTGGTCGTGAGCGTGGTGGGCCTGACGCTCACGTGGTGGAACGACGTGCCGCCGGGCGCCACCATCGTCGTGCTGGCCATCGCCGTGTACGCCGTCGGCGCGCTCGTGCGGCCGCTGGTGCACGGGCACCGTCCCGAGGACGACCCGCACCCCGACATGTCCGACGACGTCCTCGTCCCGGCCACGGCCGGCGAGGACTGCCCGCCCGCGACCGCGTCGGCCGGACGCTGA
- a CDS encoding metal ABC transporter ATP-binding protein: MTSSSPAPAAGSRTTGAPAAPAIDARDVHVTLGGRPIVRGVDLAVPAGQVLALLGANGSGKSTLVRSLLGVVPVASGSVHLLGAPLGPRVPWDRVGYVPQRMAAGGGIPATALEVVGSGLLHGRRLLPPRDRRARARAALETLGVGHLLHRRVQELSGGQQQRVLIARALVRDPRLLVLDEPTSGIDLPTQEAFVRTVAQLRDAGTTVLVILHEIGPFAPLIDRAVVLRHGRVVHDGAPPQARGEHGSVEHDHTHPHADPVPPSEGPDLTLGVTS, translated from the coding sequence GTGACCTCGTCGTCCCCCGCTCCCGCCGCGGGGTCCCGCACCACCGGCGCGCCGGCGGCCCCCGCGATCGACGCGCGCGACGTCCACGTGACGCTCGGCGGGCGGCCCATCGTCCGCGGCGTCGACCTCGCCGTCCCCGCTGGCCAGGTGCTCGCGCTGCTCGGCGCCAACGGCTCCGGCAAGTCCACGCTCGTGCGCTCGCTGCTCGGCGTCGTGCCGGTCGCGTCGGGGTCGGTGCACCTGCTCGGTGCGCCGCTCGGGCCGCGGGTGCCGTGGGACCGCGTCGGGTACGTGCCGCAGCGCATGGCCGCCGGCGGCGGCATCCCGGCCACCGCCCTCGAGGTGGTCGGCTCGGGGCTGCTGCACGGCCGGCGGCTCCTGCCGCCGCGCGACCGGCGGGCTCGCGCTCGCGCGGCGCTCGAGACGCTCGGCGTCGGGCACCTGCTGCACCGGCGGGTCCAGGAGCTCTCGGGCGGGCAGCAGCAGCGCGTCCTCATCGCCCGCGCCCTCGTGCGCGACCCCCGCCTGCTCGTGCTCGACGAGCCGACGTCGGGCATCGACCTACCGACGCAGGAGGCGTTCGTGCGGACCGTGGCGCAGCTGCGCGACGCCGGCACGACGGTGCTGGTGATCCTGCACGAGATCGGCCCGTTCGCCCCGCTCATCGACCGGGCGGTGGTGCTGCGGCACGGACGCGTCGTGCACGACGGCGCGCCGCCCCAGGCCCGCGGCGAGCACGGCTCGGTCGAGCACGACCACACGCACCCGCACGCCGACCCCGTGCCCCCGTCCGAGGGCCCCGACCTCACCCTGGGGGTGACCTCGTGA
- a CDS encoding metal ABC transporter substrate-binding protein, whose amino-acid sequence MSRSSRALALLAVPVLLAAGCSSGGTDGAAGEDGVQVLASFYPLQFVAEQVGGDRVEVSSMTPPSAEPHDLELSPAQVAEVSAADLVVYQSGFQAAVDEAVDQSQPAHVVDATAAAGIGEGGAHAEGAPSGDDEHAEDEHAEEEHGEEEHGEDGHQHSSGDPHFWLDPTLMPAVADAVADALAEVDPDGADTYRANAAALDERFAALDEAYATGLAACERDVIVTSHEAFGYLAERYGLEQVGISGVDPEAEPSPARLREVGDVVRTNGVTTIFFETLVSPKVAETLATDLGIETAVLDPLEGLADEDEDYFTVAEQNLDALRVALSCS is encoded by the coding sequence ATGTCCAGGTCCTCCCGCGCCCTCGCGCTGCTCGCCGTCCCCGTCCTGCTCGCGGCCGGGTGCTCGTCGGGCGGGACGGACGGCGCCGCCGGCGAGGACGGCGTCCAGGTGCTCGCCTCCTTCTACCCCCTGCAGTTCGTCGCCGAGCAGGTCGGCGGGGACCGCGTCGAGGTGTCGTCGATGACACCCCCGAGCGCGGAGCCGCACGACCTCGAGCTGTCCCCCGCGCAGGTCGCGGAGGTGTCCGCCGCCGACCTCGTCGTCTACCAGTCCGGGTTCCAGGCGGCCGTGGACGAGGCCGTCGACCAGTCGCAGCCGGCGCACGTCGTCGACGCGACCGCAGCGGCCGGGATCGGTGAGGGCGGTGCGCACGCCGAGGGAGCCCCGAGCGGCGACGACGAGCACGCCGAGGACGAGCACGCGGAGGAGGAGCACGGGGAGGAGGAGCACGGCGAGGACGGCCACCAGCACTCCAGCGGCGACCCGCACTTCTGGCTCGACCCCACCCTCATGCCGGCGGTCGCCGACGCCGTGGCGGACGCGCTCGCCGAGGTCGACCCCGACGGCGCCGACACCTACCGGGCCAACGCGGCGGCCCTCGACGAGCGCTTCGCCGCCCTCGACGAGGCGTACGCCACCGGGCTCGCCGCGTGCGAGCGCGACGTCATCGTCACGTCGCACGAGGCGTTCGGCTACCTGGCCGAGCGGTACGGGCTCGAGCAGGTCGGGATCTCCGGCGTCGACCCCGAGGCCGAGCCGTCGCCCGCCCGCCTGCGCGAGGTCGGCGACGTGGTGCGCACCAACGGCGTGACGACGATCTTCTTCGAGACGCTCGTCAGCCCCAAGGTGGCCGAGACGCTCGCGACCGACCTCGGCATCGAGACCGCCGTGCTCGACCCGCTCGAGGGCCTGGCGGACGAGGACGAGGACTACTTCACGGTCGCCGAGCAGAACCTCGACGCGCTGCGCGTGGCATTGTCGTGCTCGTGA
- a CDS encoding glycine--tRNA ligase, whose amino-acid sequence MASTASRLDAVVSLAKRRGFVFPSGEIYGGTRSAWDYGPLGVELKENIKRQWWRAMVTSRDDIVGLDSSVILPRQVWVASGHVGVFTDPLTECLSCHKRFREDHLVEDFEAKKGRAPENGLAEIACPNCGTRGEWTEPRDFNMMLKTYLGPVEDESGLHYLRPETAQGIFVNFQNVLTAARKKPPFGIGQIGKSFRNEITPGNFIFRTREFEQMEMEFFVEPGTDEQWHQYWIDTRTDWYVDLGIDRENLRHYEHPQEKLSHYSKRTVDIEYRFGFSGSEWGELEGIANRTDFDLSTHGEHSGKDLSYRDPATNEKYVPYVIEPAAGLTRSLMAFLVESYTVDQAPNTKGGVDERVVLRLDPRLAPVKAAVLPLSRNEQFSPKARDLAAELRRNWNVDFDDAGAIGRRYRRQDEIGTPFCITVDFDTLDDQAVTIRHRDDMTQERVALDQVTGYLAQRLVGA is encoded by the coding sequence GTGGCCAGCACCGCCTCCCGCCTCGACGCCGTCGTCTCCCTCGCCAAGCGCCGGGGGTTCGTCTTCCCGAGCGGCGAGATCTACGGGGGCACCCGCTCCGCGTGGGACTACGGGCCGCTCGGCGTCGAGCTGAAGGAGAACATCAAGCGCCAGTGGTGGCGTGCGATGGTGACCAGCCGCGACGACATCGTCGGCCTGGACTCCTCCGTCATCCTCCCGCGGCAGGTCTGGGTGGCGTCGGGCCACGTCGGCGTGTTCACCGACCCGCTGACCGAGTGCCTGTCCTGCCACAAGCGCTTCCGCGAGGACCACCTCGTCGAGGACTTCGAGGCGAAGAAGGGCCGCGCGCCGGAGAACGGCCTGGCCGAGATCGCCTGCCCCAACTGCGGCACCCGCGGCGAGTGGACCGAGCCGCGCGACTTCAACATGATGCTGAAGACGTACCTCGGCCCCGTCGAGGACGAGTCCGGGCTGCACTACCTGCGTCCCGAGACCGCGCAGGGCATCTTCGTGAACTTCCAGAACGTGCTCACCGCCGCGCGCAAGAAGCCGCCGTTCGGCATCGGCCAGATCGGCAAGTCGTTCCGCAACGAGATCACGCCGGGCAACTTCATCTTCCGCACGCGCGAGTTCGAGCAGATGGAGATGGAGTTCTTCGTCGAGCCGGGCACCGACGAGCAGTGGCACCAGTACTGGATCGACACGCGCACCGACTGGTACGTCGACCTGGGCATCGACCGCGAGAACCTGCGCCACTACGAGCACCCGCAGGAGAAGCTGTCGCACTACTCGAAGCGGACCGTCGACATCGAGTACCGGTTCGGCTTCTCCGGCTCGGAGTGGGGCGAGCTCGAGGGCATCGCGAACCGCACCGACTTCGACCTGTCGACGCACGGCGAGCACTCCGGCAAGGACCTGTCCTACCGTGACCCGGCGACGAACGAGAAGTACGTGCCGTACGTCATCGAGCCGGCCGCCGGCCTGACGCGCTCGCTGATGGCGTTCCTCGTCGAGTCGTACACGGTGGACCAGGCGCCGAACACCAAGGGCGGCGTCGACGAGCGCGTCGTGCTCCGGCTCGACCCGCGCCTGGCGCCCGTCAAGGCCGCGGTGCTCCCGCTGTCGCGCAACGAGCAGTTCAGCCCCAAGGCGCGCGACCTCGCCGCCGAGCTGCGCCGGAACTGGAACGTCGACTTCGACGACGCCGGCGCCATCGGTCGCCGCTACCGCCGTCAGGACGAGATCGGCACGCCCTTCTGCATCACGGTCGACTTCGACACCCTCGACGACCAGGCCGTGACGATCCGCCACCGCGACGACATGACGCAGGAGCGCGTCGCGCTCGACCAGGTCACCGGCTACCTCGCGCAGCGGCTCGTCGGGGCCTGA
- a CDS encoding DNA polymerase beta superfamily protein, which produces MPTGVASRRHDLPVGFDPQVVAAVDARLHGVAAEHGVHVPWAVESGSRAWGFPSPDSDYDCRFFFVRPLDAYLDPWPARDVIETPLDAVLDVNGWDLVKAVRLAVAGNATVGEWLRSPHVYAGDVRFRDELLALVDDVTDRDRVMRHYLSVGTDHWQRSGAATGTPVPLKKVLYAVRPAAVLHWFDAHPGATPPMELPRLLAEAPVPAHVQAHVDELVAAKSRTRELGTGVVPARLRDWVEERFRAVDVTAATTRSDERRRARAADGFRALLRRWAP; this is translated from the coding sequence GTGCCGACGGGCGTCGCGTCCCGCCGCCACGACCTGCCGGTCGGGTTCGACCCGCAGGTCGTGGCGGCGGTCGACGCCCGTCTGCACGGCGTGGCGGCCGAGCACGGCGTGCACGTGCCGTGGGCGGTCGAGAGCGGCAGCCGGGCGTGGGGCTTCCCGTCGCCCGACAGCGACTACGACTGCCGCTTCTTCTTCGTCCGGCCCCTCGACGCGTACCTGGACCCGTGGCCCGCACGCGACGTCATCGAGACGCCTCTCGACGCCGTGCTGGACGTCAACGGCTGGGACCTGGTCAAGGCGGTGCGGCTGGCGGTCGCCGGCAACGCCACGGTCGGTGAGTGGCTGCGCTCGCCGCACGTGTACGCCGGCGACGTGCGGTTCCGGGACGAGCTGCTGGCGCTCGTCGACGACGTGACGGACCGGGACCGCGTGATGCGCCACTACCTGAGCGTCGGGACCGACCACTGGCAGCGCTCCGGCGCGGCGACGGGGACGCCCGTGCCCCTGAAGAAGGTGCTGTACGCCGTGCGTCCGGCGGCGGTGCTGCACTGGTTCGACGCGCACCCGGGCGCCACACCGCCCATGGAGCTGCCGCGCCTGCTCGCCGAGGCCCCGGTGCCGGCGCACGTGCAGGCCCACGTGGACGAGCTGGTCGCCGCGAAGTCCCGGACCCGCGAGCTCGGCACGGGCGTGGTCCCCGCGCGGCTGCGCGACTGGGTCGAGGAGCGGTTCCGCGCGGTCGACGTCACCGCCGCGACGACCCGCTCCGACGAGCGACGCCGCGCCCGGGCTGCCGACGGCTTCCGCGCGCTGCTGCGCCGCTGGGCGCCCTGA
- the dusB gene encoding tRNA dihydrouridine synthase DusB yields the protein MQTTTDTLPERVRPAGAVLPPLRIGPITVDTPVVLAPMAGVTNAAFRRLCRESGAGLYVAEMTTSRALVERSPESLRIISFEPDEVPRSVQVYGVDPATVGAAVRMLVEEDRADHVDLNFGCPVPKVTRRGGGAVLPWKRDLFASIVRAAVDAARPAGVPVTVKMRKGIDADHLTYVEAGLTAQDAGVAAVALHGRTAADYYSGTADWDAIATLKEAVTDIPVLGNGDIWSAEDALAMVEHTRCDGVVVGRGCQGRPWLFADLAAAFAGSSERVRPGLGEVAAVVRRHAELMVEHFGDESKALREMRKHMAWYFKGYVVGGELRAQLGLVSSLAELDDRLARLDHDQPYPGAPAEGQRGRAGSPKRPILPYGWLDSRELSDDFRRELHEAELSVSGG from the coding sequence GTGCAGACCACCACCGACACGCTGCCCGAGCGCGTGCGCCCCGCCGGCGCCGTGCTGCCGCCGCTGCGCATCGGCCCGATCACCGTCGACACGCCCGTCGTCCTCGCGCCCATGGCGGGGGTGACCAACGCGGCGTTCCGACGGCTGTGCCGCGAGTCCGGCGCGGGCCTGTACGTGGCGGAGATGACGACGAGCCGCGCCCTCGTGGAGCGCAGCCCGGAGTCGCTGCGGATCATCTCGTTCGAGCCGGACGAGGTGCCGCGGTCGGTCCAGGTCTACGGCGTCGACCCGGCGACCGTGGGAGCCGCGGTCCGGATGCTCGTCGAGGAGGACCGGGCCGACCACGTCGACCTGAACTTCGGGTGCCCCGTGCCCAAGGTGACCCGTCGCGGCGGGGGAGCGGTGCTGCCGTGGAAGCGGGACCTGTTCGCCTCGATCGTCCGCGCCGCCGTCGACGCCGCGCGTCCCGCCGGCGTGCCGGTCACCGTCAAGATGCGCAAGGGCATCGACGCGGACCACCTCACCTACGTCGAGGCGGGACTCACGGCCCAGGACGCGGGGGTGGCCGCGGTCGCGCTGCACGGGCGCACCGCCGCCGACTACTACTCGGGCACGGCCGACTGGGACGCGATCGCGACCCTCAAGGAGGCGGTCACCGACATCCCGGTGCTCGGCAACGGCGACATCTGGTCGGCCGAGGACGCGCTCGCGATGGTCGAGCACACCCGCTGTGACGGCGTCGTGGTCGGGCGCGGCTGCCAGGGGCGGCCGTGGCTGTTCGCGGACCTGGCGGCGGCGTTCGCGGGGTCGTCGGAGCGCGTCCGCCCGGGGCTCGGTGAGGTCGCGGCCGTGGTGCGCCGGCACGCCGAGCTCATGGTCGAGCACTTCGGCGACGAGTCGAAGGCGCTGCGCGAGATGCGCAAGCACATGGCCTGGTACTTCAAGGGCTACGTGGTCGGCGGGGAGCTGCGCGCGCAGCTCGGGCTGGTGTCGTCCCTCGCGGAGCTGGACGACCGGCTGGCGCGGCTCGACCACGACCAGCCGTACCCCGGGGCGCCCGCCGAGGGGCAGCGCGGCCGCGCGGGCTCGCCGAAGCGGCCGATCCTGCCGTACGGGTGGCTGGACTCCCGTGAGCTGTCGGACGACTTCCGCCGCGAGCTGCACGAGGCCGAGCTGTCCGTCTCGGGCGGCTGA
- a CDS encoding carbohydrate kinase family protein, which yields MPSVPPRVLVSGPVAWNLTVRVGALPEPRPHTVLADGWSDGIGGTSAGKAVTLRALGIDVVLRTVLGEDEAASHIRGALERPGLEVVALPAAGRSSERHVNLVADDGARLSVYLTLPDAVEPPTARPLADLLAGADAAVVDLAEHSRRVLAAARAAGVPVWCDVHDDDGVGEYARAFTAAADVVVASAVRLDDPAAYLRARIAEGARVAVCTRGAAGALALAADDLGEHWYEVGPAPVHEVLQAEGAGDAFTAGLLWATLAGEPVPRALAVASATGGVAVAGPGLAAPYASPSTVRALADRVVVMAR from the coding sequence GTGCCCTCCGTCCCGCCGCGCGTGCTCGTCTCCGGACCCGTCGCCTGGAACCTGACGGTCCGGGTCGGCGCCCTGCCCGAGCCGCGTCCGCACACCGTGCTGGCCGACGGCTGGTCCGACGGGATCGGGGGGACGTCCGCCGGCAAGGCCGTCACGCTCAGGGCGCTGGGGATCGACGTCGTGCTGCGCACCGTCCTCGGCGAGGACGAGGCCGCCTCCCACATCCGCGGCGCGCTGGAGCGCCCGGGCCTCGAGGTCGTCGCGCTCCCGGCCGCAGGGCGGTCGAGCGAGCGGCACGTGAACCTCGTCGCGGACGACGGCGCCCGACTGTCGGTGTACCTGACCCTGCCCGACGCGGTCGAGCCGCCGACGGCCCGCCCGCTCGCCGACCTGCTCGCGGGAGCGGACGCCGCGGTCGTGGACCTGGCCGAGCACAGCCGTCGGGTACTCGCCGCGGCGCGCGCCGCGGGGGTGCCGGTGTGGTGCGACGTGCACGACGACGACGGCGTGGGCGAGTACGCGCGCGCGTTCACCGCCGCCGCGGACGTCGTCGTGGCCAGCGCGGTGCGCCTCGACGACCCTGCGGCTTACCTGCGCGCCCGCATCGCGGAGGGTGCCCGTGTGGCCGTCTGCACGCGCGGCGCCGCCGGCGCCCTCGCGCTCGCGGCGGACGACCTCGGCGAGCACTGGTACGAGGTCGGCCCCGCCCCCGTGCACGAGGTCCTCCAGGCCGAGGGCGCCGGCGACGCGTTCACCGCCGGCCTCCTGTGGGCCACGCTCGCGGGCGAGCCCGTGCCCCGTGCCCTGGCCGTCGCGTCGGCGACCGGCGGCGTCGCCGTCGCCGGTCCCGGCCTCGCCGCTCCCTACGCGTCGCCGTCCACGGTGCGCGCGCTCGCCGACCGGGTCGTCGTCATGGCCCGGTAG
- a CDS encoding glutamate--cysteine ligase, whose product MRTVGVEEEYLLVGPDGAPVGAAAAAVRAYELRVGPADPEPEPGGGLETELKEQQLETGTHPCEDLGALTDEVRAGRARARGAAEAVGVRLAALATSPDAGGGTLSHSARYHRMAQEYALTAREQLTSGCHVHVSVADDEEGVAVLDRIGPWLPVLLGLSANSPYWRGEDSGYASFRSQVWNRWPTAGPTAPFGDAAGYRRVVEELLATGAALDHGMLYFDARLSHRYPTVEIRVADVCLRADDAVLVAALARGLVETAAREAADGVPPLVDRVERLRAATWRAGRSGLSGDLVAPPAFTPAPAREVVRALLDHVRPALDEAGDTARVEELLDALWVRGTGAVQQRAWCRAGGLRAVVDGAVAATAE is encoded by the coding sequence ATGCGAACTGTGGGTGTCGAGGAGGAGTACCTGCTGGTCGGGCCCGACGGCGCACCCGTGGGTGCGGCGGCGGCGGCCGTGCGCGCCTACGAGCTGCGTGTGGGCCCGGCGGACCCCGAGCCGGAGCCGGGCGGCGGCCTCGAGACCGAGCTGAAGGAGCAGCAGCTCGAGACGGGGACCCACCCGTGCGAGGACCTGGGCGCCCTGACGGACGAGGTGCGGGCCGGACGCGCGCGGGCGCGGGGCGCGGCCGAGGCGGTCGGTGTGCGGCTCGCGGCGCTGGCGACGTCCCCGGACGCCGGCGGCGGCACGCTGTCGCACTCCGCTCGGTACCACCGGATGGCGCAGGAGTACGCGCTGACGGCCCGCGAGCAGCTCACGAGCGGGTGCCACGTGCACGTCTCCGTCGCGGACGACGAGGAGGGCGTGGCGGTCCTGGACCGGATCGGGCCGTGGCTGCCCGTGCTGCTCGGGCTGAGCGCCAACTCCCCGTACTGGCGGGGCGAGGACTCCGGGTACGCGAGCTTCCGCTCGCAGGTGTGGAACCGCTGGCCGACCGCGGGCCCGACGGCGCCGTTCGGCGACGCCGCCGGCTACCGCCGGGTGGTGGAGGAGCTGCTGGCGACGGGCGCGGCGCTCGACCACGGGATGCTCTACTTCGACGCCCGCCTGTCGCACCGGTACCCGACGGTCGAGATCCGCGTCGCGGACGTGTGCCTGCGCGCCGACGACGCGGTGCTCGTCGCGGCACTCGCCCGCGGGCTGGTCGAGACGGCCGCGCGCGAGGCGGCGGACGGCGTGCCCCCGCTCGTCGACCGCGTCGAGCGGCTGCGCGCGGCGACGTGGCGCGCCGGTCGGTCGGGCCTGTCGGGCGACCTCGTGGCGCCGCCGGCGTTCACGCCCGCGCCGGCCCGCGAGGTCGTCCGGGCGCTGCTGGACCACGTGCGGCCCGCGCTCGACGAGGCGGGCGACACCGCGCGGGTCGAGGAGCTCCTCGACGCCCTGTGGGTCCGCGGGACCGGTGCGGTGCAGCAGCGCGCCTGGTGCCGTGCGGGCGGCCTGCGCGCGGTGGTGGACGGCGCGGTGGCGGCGACGGCGGAGTGA